The following coding sequences lie in one Deltaproteobacteria bacterium genomic window:
- a CDS encoding nuclear transport factor 2 family protein, with protein METAAEFVEGFRRYWAAPSLDGLSALLAPDVTLVQPLAPRMRGLDEVRRQFGAIFAWLPDLRAEIDRWSSAGNVVFIEFRLRATIGGRPFEWPVIDRFLLRDDGLAVERVTYFDPLPLLAAAASRPSGWRQLWRSGAATALLRPKGRPDAHRVQL; from the coding sequence ATGGAGACCGCCGCCGAGTTCGTCGAGGGCTTCCGCCGCTACTGGGCGGCGCCGTCGCTTGACGGGCTCTCGGCGCTCCTCGCCCCCGACGTGACGCTCGTCCAGCCCCTCGCGCCGAGGATGCGCGGCCTCGACGAGGTGCGCCGGCAGTTCGGCGCGATCTTCGCCTGGCTTCCCGACCTCCGCGCCGAGATCGATCGCTGGAGCAGCGCCGGCAACGTCGTCTTCATCGAGTTCCGGCTCCGCGCCACGATCGGCGGCCGGCCCTTCGAGTGGCCGGTGATCGACCGCTTCCTCCTCCGCGACGACGGCCTGGCGGTCGAGCGCGTCACCTACTTCGATCCCCTGCCGCTCCTCGCCGCCGCGGCGAGCCGGCCGTCGGGGTGGCGGCAGCTCTGGCGCTCCGGCGCAGCGACCGCCCTCCTGCGCCCGAAAGGACGTCCCGATGCGCACCGAGTACAGCTTTGA